A single window of Castor canadensis chromosome 3, mCasCan1.hap1v2, whole genome shotgun sequence DNA harbors:
- the LOC109697773 gene encoding bcl-2-like protein 2 isoform X2 has protein sequence MATPASAPDTRALVADFVGYKLRQKGYVCGAGPGEGPAADPLHQAMRAAGDEFETRFRRTFSDLAAQLHVTPGSAQQRFTQVSDELFQGGPNWGRLVAFFVFGAALCAESINKEMEPLVGQVQEWMVAYLETRLADWIHSSGGWAEFTALYGDGALEEARRLREGNWASVRTVLTGAVALGALVTVGAFFASK, from the exons ATGGCGACCCCAGCCTCAGCCCCAGACACACGGGCTCTGGTGGCTGACTTTGTAGGCTataagctgaggcagaagggttaTGTCTGTGGAGCTGGCCCTGGAGAGGGCCCAGCTGCTGACCCGTTACACCAAGCCATGCGGGCAGCTGGAGATGAGTTTGAGACCCGCTTCCGGCGCACATTCTCTGATCTGGCGGCTCAGCTACATGTGACCCCAGGCTCAGCCCAGCAACGCTTCACCCAGGTCTCTGATGAACTTTTCCAAGGGGGCCCCAACTGGGGCCGTCTTGTGGCCTTCTTTGTCTTTGGGGCTGCCCTGTGTGCTGAGAGCATCAACAAAGAGATGGAACCACTGGTGGGACAAGTACAGGAGTGGATGGTGGCCTACCTGGAGACACGCCTAGCCGACTGGATCCACAGCAGTGGGGGCTGG GCGGAGTTCACAGCTCTGTACGGGGACGGGGCCCTGGAGGAGGCGCGGCGCCTGCGGGAGGGGAACTGGGCATCAGTGAGGACAGTGCTGACGGGGGCTGTGGCACTGGGGGCCCTGGTAACTGTAGGGGCCTTTTTTGCTAGCAAGTGA
- the Ppp1r3e gene encoding protein phosphatase 1 regulatory subunit 3E, whose translation MSRERPPRTDIPRNLSFIAALTERAYYRSQRPSLEEEPEEEPGEGGTRLGARSRAHGPSRGRRARSAPAGGGGVRVPRSRSPDTRKRVRFADALGLELAAVRRFRPGELPRVPRHVQVQLQRDALRHFAPCQPRARSLQEARAALEPASEPGFAARLQAQRICLERAEAGPLGVAGSARVLDLAYEKRVSVRWSADGWRSQREAPAAYAGPAPPPPRADRFSFRLPAPPIGGALLFALRYRVTGHEFWDNNGGRDYALRGPEHPGSGGTPEPQGWIHFI comes from the exons ATGTCCCGCGAGCGCCCTCCCCGCACCGACATCCCCCGCAACCTGAGCTTCATAGCTGCGCTGACTGAGCGCGCCTACTACCGCAGCCAGCGGCCAAGCCTAGAGGAGGAGCCCGAGGAGGAGCCAGGCGAAGGCGGTACCCGGCTCGGGGCCCGATCCCGCGCTCACGGTCCGAGTCGGGGTCGCCGAGCCCGCTCTGCACCCGCTGGAGGCGGTGGGGTCCGCGTGCCCCGCAGCCGTAGCCCCGACACCCGCAAGAGAGTGCGTTTTGCCGACGCGCTAGGGCTAGAGCTGGCCGCGGTGCGCCGCTTCCGCCCGGGAGAGCTGCCCCGGGTGCCCCGCCACGTGCAGGTTCAGCTCCAGAGGGACGCCCTCCGCCACTTCGCGCCGTGCCAGCCACGCGCCCGCAGCCTCCAG GAGGCGCGCGCCGCCCTGGAGCCGGCCAGCGAGCCCGGCTTCGCAGCCCGCTTGCAGGCTCAGCGCATTTGCTTGGAACGCGCCGAGGCGGGCCCGCTGGGCGTGGCCGGGAGCGCGCGCGTGCTGGACCTGGCCTACGAGAAGCGCGTGAGCGTACGCTGGAGCGCTGACGGCTGGCGGAGTCAGCGCGAAGCGCCCGCCGCCTACGCAGGCCCGGCTCCGCCCCCGCCGCGCGCCGATCGCTTCTCCTTCCGCCTGCCGGCGCCGCCCATTGGGGGCGCTCTGCTCTTCGCCTTGCGCTACCGTGTGACCGGTCACGAGTTCTGGGACAACAACGGTGGCCGTGACTATGCTCTACGTGGACCGGAGCACCCGGGCAGTGGCGGAACCCCGGAGCCCCAGGGCTGGATCCACTTTATCTGA